In Humulus lupulus chromosome 6, drHumLupu1.1, whole genome shotgun sequence, a single genomic region encodes these proteins:
- the LOC133781397 gene encoding protein TRANSPARENT TESTA 1-like produces MYRWDFSMNLVCFRAERHKKYDQFILDSAALSNDVVTVQEYWIPTPEQILIGFTHFSCHVCFKTFNRYNNLQFSAVGSNFEVRPEQIFWKSQ; encoded by the exons ATGTATAGATGGGACTTCTCAATGAATCTGGTTTGTTTTAG AGCAGAGAGACACAAAAAGTATGATCAATTCATATTGGACTCTGCAGCACTGTCAAACGACGTCGTCACAGTCCAGGAGTACTGGATTCCAACTCCAGAACAAATACTCATTGGCTTCACTCACTTTTCTTGCCATGTTTGCTTCAAAACATTTAACCGCTACAACAATCTTCAG TTTAGTGCTGTTGGGAGCAATTTTGAGGTCAGGCCAGAGCAGATTTTCTGGAAAAGTCAATGA
- the LOC133781392 gene encoding uncharacterized protein LOC133781392 — protein MSCNVEFLDKVLCIDSEAKREYCDGCFRLSNGIWDEKLVKKLPFELNMSQTKAALSCLHMMDCRRRSSLELIWGPPGTGKTKTTSTLLVTLLRMNYKTLVCAPTNVAITEVASRVLKMVLDTCGDGPFCSLGNILLFGTKERLNIGSDLKVIYMDDRVEKLEKCFRSFGWRHSLTSMIDLLENSVSQYNNILESESTKDRNGCEVGKKKVPAFLQYVRETFNMAFSELKEYFSIICTHTAKNYISGKLFQHMVSLVGSLVSFQSLLCKERVVSEVVEKLFSCAEVNDADDISLRLSMKRKECVSSMRALRDSLNRLDFSWFKDEKTIRRFCLENASLILCTVSSSYKLHRLKIKPGILIIDEAAQLKECESTIPLQLPGVKHAILVGDEWQLPATVKSKVSEKAGFGRSLFERLSSQNHPKQLLNMQYRMHPSISMFPNSLFYRSQLLDAASVKMKSYERSYLPGPMFGSYSFINIIGGREQKDGDGRSRKNLVEVAVIMRILQKLYQAWFKSKYELSIGIVSPYAAQVVEIQTQLGFRYNEKNGFQVKVKTIDGFQGGEEDIIIMSTVRCSGSHSLDFISKPQRINVALTRARHCLWILGEERTLVKSLTVWTPIVIDAKNRKCFFNADRDDDLAKAITEVKKESGQFDDMIHNDGILFKRSKWKVFFSENFLKSFKNLEVVEAKKPVIKLLLKLSDGWRPRGSSVSLCANSLQIMSHKVEGFYVVSTVGIAKEHSEYIQVLKIWDLLPYQEIPTLKNQLDIVFDKYTEEFINNCNERCLEGKLEIPKSWPLSSNIGWFEDLHMIPMKFYSLSNCVVNHMLSDRDGRELDLPFEVPDQEREIILFPTSTFVLGRSGTGKTTVLSMKLFQKEYMHRLKMEGLYGAKRNRIRNVDKKNVVFRQLFVTATPKLCDTVKKCISYLRSGSPSAESGLIDEENIDNEDSGLNNIPDSFHGIPLNSYPLVITFHKFLMMLDGTLRKSYFQRFLDIDEVSQCQIPNSRSNIFHSLLRTKEVDYKRFCSQYWPSFDSQLTKKLDPSCVFTQIVSHIKGSLQALETNDGKLTRKNYVMLSNGCGSSLRTKEREMVYDIFQIYEKLKLESGEFDLADFVNDLHFRLRQQGYGGDKMNFVYIDEVQDLTMSQVALFKHVCSNLEEGFVFSGDVAKPAAGGIGCRIQDMRSVICNKFFLKPMMNMKGKGGHITNMFSLTRNFRSHGGILKLSESVIELMYRFFPLSIDIIDHDTYMVPGEAPILLQSEKSENAIIKLFGKGDSLSKNVNGFGAEQAILVRDETARQSIQDIVGKQALIITILECKDLEFQDVLLYNFFGSSPLRMQWSLIYKYMNEQDLLDSTSLHFPLFNESKHRILLAELKQLHAAISCTKNRLWICDDTEFSKPMFDYWMKKSLVQVQQLDDSLALSMQGPSSPQEWKWRGLKSSAAPSMATDNSPSSVSQQTPISSPITAPTEDPTSSFSPQLSFPSLNPSFTVKLDSENYMIWKNQILNVVMAQGLEDYLDGSISEPVRFLDPPLNTSPNPLYNTWQRCNRLLMSWLYASLTDDMLAHIVSYTTAAEIWVSLAEYFEAVTMAHLGDLRTALQSLKKNNLSITAYIQKLKTICNRLAAIGEPVSRNDHIIALLGGLGRDYNPFVTSFKMRTDKPSLATIHSLLISFDAMLQSQNALDQLDLTHAHLTHTNRPKRPFYSPKPPASTPPSSPFVPRSPALAAGVLGKPPGPPGAWRPSHPSSTQPQCQICGNFGHTALVCYHRANFSYQPSPSPTNLNTFLPSSEYYTLQQPPTPSALVSSKSPHYKNKGYLRRTWESAANNSKYLKKY, from the exons ATGTCGTGCAATGTGGAGTTTCTAGATAAAGTTCTATGCATTGATTCTGAG GCTAAGAGAGAGTACTGCGATGGCTGTTTCAGATTAAGTAATGGAATATGGGATGAAAAATTGGTTAAGAAGTTACCTTTTGAGCTGAATATGTCCCAGACCAAAGCAGCTCTCTCTTGTCTTCATATGATGGATTGCAGGAGAAGATCTTCTTTGGAACTTATATGGGGTCCCCCGGGGACAGGGAAAACGAAAACTACCAGTACTCTTCTTGTCACCCTATTGAGAATGAACTATAAAACTCTTGTGTGTGCTCCCACGAATGTTGCAATCACTGAAGTAGCATCTCGTGTTCTGAAGATGGTATTGGATACATGTGGTGATGGCCCGTTCTGTTCGTTGGGAAATATTCTTCTTTTTGGCACCAAGGAGAGACTGAACATTGGTTCAGATCTGAAAGTTATATACATGGATGATCGAGTTGAAAAGCTTGAAAAGTGCTTCAGATCATTTGGTTGGAGACATAGCTTGACTTCCATGATAGATCTTCTTGAAAATTCTGTTTCTCAGTACAATAACATTTTGGAAAGTGAGTCAACCAAAGACAGAAATGGTTGTGAAGTTGGCAAGAAAAAAGTTCCAGCATTTCTTCAGTATGTGAGAGAAACATTTAACATGGCTTTTTCAGAACTCAAAGAGTACTTCTCTATCATCTGTACACATACAGCGAAGAATTACATTTCGGGGAAACTATTTCAGCATATGGTCTCCCTTGTTGGCTCACTTGTTTCTTTTCAGTCATTGCTATGCAAAGAGAGAGTGGTTTCTGAAGTAGTGGAAAAACTATTTTCTTGTGCAGAAGTAAATGATGCTGATGATATATCATTGAGGCTCAGTATGAAGAGAAAGGAATGTGTTTCAAGTATGAGAGCTCTTCGCGATTCCCTTAACAGGCTCGACTTTTCTTGGTTTAAGGACGAAAAAACAATAAGGAGATTCTGTTTGGAAAATGCTTCACTAATTCTTTGTACTGTATCAAGTTCTTATAAGCTGCATCGTTTGAAAATTAAGCCAGGGATTTTGATCATTGATGAAGCTGCACAACTGAAGGAGTGTGAATCAACCATACCTCTTCAACTTCCTGGTGTAAAGCATGCTATTCTTGTTGGTGATGAATGGCAATTACCAGCAACTGTCAAAAGCAAA GTTTCTGAGAAAGCTGGCTTCGGAAGAAGTTTGTTTGAAAGGCTGAGTTCACAAAATCATCCAAAGCAACTCCTTAATATGCAATACAGAATGCATCCATCAATAAGCATGTTCCCAAATTCACTGTTCTATCGTAGCCAGCTATTGGATGCTGCTAGTGTTAAGATGAAAAGCTATGAAAGGAGTTATCTTCCAGGTCCAATGTTTGGTTCATAttcttttataaatataattgGTGGAAGAGAGCAGAAGGATGGCGATGGACGCAGTCGAAAAAATTTGGTTGAGGTAGCTGTTATCATGAGAATACTACAAAAATTGTACCAAG CCTGGTTTAAGTCCAAATATGAGCTCAGTATCGGTATTGTTTCTCCATATGCTGCTCAAGTGGTTGAAATTCAAACCCAACTTGGGTTTAGGTACAATGAAAAGAATGGCTTTCAAGTAAAGGTGAAGACAATTGATGGCTTTCAGGGTGGGGAAGAGGACATAATAATAATGTCTACTGTACGCTGCAGTGGTTCTCATTCACTGGATTTCATATCCAAACCACAACGAATTAATGTTGCTCTAACAAGGGCCAG GCACTGCCTCTGGATTTTGGGTGAGGAAAGAACTCTGGTTAAGAGTCTTACTGTTTGGACACCTATTGTCATTGATGCAAAAAATAGAAAATGCTTCTTTAATGCTGACAGAGATGATGATTTGGCCAAGGCTATAACAGAGGTCAAGAAAGAGTCTGGTCAATTTGATGATATGATCCATAATGATGGTATACTTTTCAAGCGTTCAAAGTGGAAG GTTTTTTTCAGTGAAAACTTTCTAAAGTCGTTCAAAAACCTTGAAGTAGTTGAAGCGAAGAAACCAGTTATTAAACTTTTACTTAAGCTTTCTGATGGCTGGAGACCAAGGGGGTCTAGTGTATCACTCTGTGCAAACTCTTTGCAAATTATGAGTCATAAGGTTGAAGGTTTTTATGTGGTCAGCACTGTTGGCATAGCAAAAGAGCATTCAGAATACATACAAGTTTTGAAGATCTGGGATTTGTTGCCTTATCAAGAAATTCCAACGTTAAAAAACCAGCTTGATATTGTTTTTGACAAGTACACAGAAGAATTCATCAACAATTGCAATGAAAGGTGCTTGGAAGG AAAATTGGAAATCCCAAAGAGTTGGCCGCTCTCTTCGAACATTGGTTGGTTTGAGGATCTCCATATGATCCCAATGAAATTCTACTCCCTGTCAAATTGTGTAGTGAATCACATGCTATCTGACCGCGATGGTAGAGAACTGGATCTCCCTTTTGAAGTACCAGACCAAGAAAGAGAGATCATCCTTTTCCCTACAAGTACATTTGTATTGGGACGGTCAGGTACTGGAAAAACTACTGTTTTATCAATGAAGTTGTTCCAAAAAGAATATATGCATCGCCTGAAAATGGAAGGACTTTATGGAGCGAAAAGAAATAGGATTCGAAATGTTGATAAAAAGAATGTTGTTTTTCGCCAGCTTTTTGTGACAGCAACTCCTAAGCTTTGTGATACTGTCAAGAAATGCATTTCCTACTTGAGAAG TGGTAGTCCTTCAGCTGAAAGTGGTCTGATTGATGAGGAGAATATTGATAATGAAGACTCAGGATTAAATAACATCCCAGACTCCTTTCATGGCATTCCCCTTAATTCATATCCTCTTGTCATAACATTCCATAAGTTCTTGATGATGCTTGATGGAACACTGAGAAAATCTTATTTCCAAAGATTCCTTGACATAGATGAAGTTTCTCAGTGTCAAATACCCAATTCAAgatcaaatatatttcattccttgtTAAGGACCAAGGAAGTGGATTATAAGAGATTTTGTTCACAGTATTGGCCTTCTTTTGATTCCCAATTAACGAAAAAGCTCGATCCTTCTTGTGTCTTTACTCAGATAGTTTCTCATATCAAAGGCAGCCTGCAAGCCTTGGAAACAAATGATGGTAAACTCACAAGGAAGAACTATGTTATGTTGTCAAATGGATGTGGCTCTAGTTTAAGGACGAAGGAAAGAGAGATGGTATATGATATATTTCAGATTTATGAAAAACTGAAGTTGGAAAGTGGTGAATTTGATTTGGCTGATTTTGTAAATGATCTTCATTTTCGACTCAGACAACAAGGATATGGTGGTGACAAAATGAATTTTGTGTATATTGATGAGGTGCAAGACCTCACAATGAGTCAAGTTGCTTTGTTCAAGCATGTATGCAGTAACTTGGAAGAGGGTTTTGTTTTCTCTGGAGATGTTGCAAAACCAGCTGCTGGGGGAATCGGTTGCAGGATTCAAGATATGCGATCTGTTATTTGTAACAAGTTTTTTTTGAAGCCCATGATGAACATGAAAGGAAAAGGAGGACATATCACCAACATGTTTAGTTTGACTCGAAACTTTCGTAGCCATGGTGGTattctaaaactatcagaaagtGTTATTGAACTGATGTATCGTTTCTTCCCTCTATCTATTGATATTATTGATCATGACACCTATATGGTCCCTGGTGAGGCTCCAATTTTACTTCAATCTGAGAAGAGTGAAAATGCAATCATAAAACTTTTTGGGAAAGGTGACAGCTTAAGCAAAAATGTCAATGGTTTTGGTGCGGAGCAGGCAATTTTGGTCAGAGATGAAACCGCTCGACAAAGTATACAGGACATTGTTGGAAAGCAAGCTCTTATCATAACAATACTTGAATGCAAGGACTTAGAGTTTCAG GATGTACTGTTGTACAACTTTTTTGGATCGTCCCCTCTTAGAATGCAGTGGAGTCTTATATATAAATACATGAATGAGCAAGATCTGTTAGACTCCACATCACTGCATTTTCCTCTTTTCAACGAGAGCAAACACAGGATTTTGTTGGCTGAGCTGAAACAATTACATGCTGCCATTTCTTGCACAAAGAATAGGCTGTGGATTTGTGATGACACAGAATTTTCCAAACCTATGTTTGACTATTGGATGAAGAAGAGCCTTGTGCAAGTTCAGCAGCTGGACGATTCACTTGCTCTGTCAATGCAAGGCCCAAGCAGTCCACAAGAGTGGAAATGGAGGGGTCTAAAG agctcagCTGCTCCTTCAATGGCGACAGACAACTCTCCTTCTTCAGTTAGCCAACAAACCCCAATCTCTTCCCCCATTACTGCTCCCACTGAAGACCCTACCTCTTCTTTTTCTCCACAGCTCAGTTTTCCTTCTCTCAACCCGTCTTTTACTGTCAAACTTGATTCTGAGAATTAcatgatttggaaaaatcaaataCTCAATGTGGTTATGGCTCAAGGTTTGGAAGACTATCTTGATGGTTCTATCTCGGAGCCTGTTCGTTTTCTTGACCCACCCCTCAATACTTCCCCTAACCCTCTTTACAATACCTGGCAACGATGCAATCGCCTCCTCATGTCTTGGCTTTATGCATCCCTCACTGATGATATGCTTGCTCACATTGTCTCTTACACTACTGCTGCCGAAATCTGGGTTTCCTTGGCTGAATATTTCGAGGCGGTCACCATGGCTCACCTCGGCGATCTTCGCACTGCTTTGCAAAGCCTCAAGAAGAACAACCTATCGATTACTGCTTACATTCAGAAATTGAAGACCATCTGCAATCGCCTTGCTGCGATTGGTGAGCCAGTATCCCGTAACGACCATATTATTGCCCTTCTTGGTGGTCTTGGTAGGGATTATAACCCATTTGTTACTTCCTTTAAAATGCGTACTGATAAACCCTCTCTTGCAACTATTCATAGTCTTCTCATTAGTTTTGATGCCATGCTCCAATCTCAAAATGCCCTTGATCAGTTGGATCTGACTCACGCACATCTCACCCATACCAATCGTCCTAAACGCCCATTTTATTCCCCCAAACCCCCTGCTTCTACACCGCCCTCTTCTCCTTTTGTTCCTCGCTCCCCTGCCCTAGCTGCGGGTGTCTTGGGCAAACCTCCTGGCCCTCCTGGTGCCTGGCGTCCCTCTCACCCATCGTCTACTCAACCCCAATGTCAGATTTGTGGCAACTTTGGCCATACTGCTCTGGTGTGCTACCACCGAGCCAATTTTTCTTACCAACCATCTCCTTCCCCAACTAATCTCAATACATTTCTTCCCTCCTCTGAGTACTATACATTACAACAGCCTCCCACCCCATCTGCCCTGGTTTCATCTAAGTCGCCTCACTACAAGAATAAAGGCTATTTGCGACGGACATGggagtccgccgctaataatagtaagtatttaaaaaaatattaa